A single Vicugna pacos chromosome 15, VicPac4, whole genome shotgun sequence DNA region contains:
- the LOC140685817 gene encoding prothymosin alpha-like, with amino-acid sequence MSDAAVDTSSEITTKDLKEKKEVVEEAENGREAPANGNANEENGEQEADNEVDGEEEEGGEEEEEEEEGDGEEEDGDEDEEAEAATGKRAAEDDEDDDVDTKKQKTNEDD; translated from the coding sequence ATGTCAGACGCGGCCGTGGACACCAGCTCTGAGATCACCACCAAGGActtaaaagagaagaaggaagttgTGGAGGAGGCGGAGAATGGGAGAGAGGCACCTGCTAATGGGAATGCTAATGAGGAAAATGGGGAGCAGGAGGCCGACAATGAGGTagatggagaagaggaagaaggtggggaggaagaggaggaggaagaggaaggtgatggtgaggaagaggatggagatgaagatgaggaggctgaggcagCTACGGGCAAACGGGCAGCTGAAGATGATGAGGATGACGACGTTGACACCAAGAAGCAGAAGACTAATGAGGATGACTAG